The DNA window TATCGTCAAGCGGAGGGGGAGCACTGCTGAAAACCTTGTATTGAGGATGAACGATTTCAAAACCGTTCAGACCGCTGCGCAGCTCGCCATAGGCTCGAACCTGCTCACCGCGTTTAAATTGCCGTGCTTGACTAGCTTGGAAATGAAAAAAACGTAGCCCTACATGATGCCCTAAAGCATCTTCCAATTCTACCAGTAGTGTGGGTCGTCGGCCTTGGGTAAGACGCTGTTGTCTAATCGTGGCTTCAATCAGAACTTCTTGGCCAATAATCGCTTGATCCAGCGGGGTGATTTTGGTTTTGTCTTGATAGCGATGGGGCAGGTGAAATAAAAGGTCTTGAACCTTGTTTAAGCCAAGTTTGGCGAGTTTTTCCGCTTGTTTGTCACCGACCCCTTTGAGGCCGGTCACCTGCATTTGCGCGAGCATCGCGTTGATTTAGTAGCTGGAAACGACCATTACGCCGTCCATTTCCACATCGGTGTCTTTGGGCAGCTGCTTGACAGCCACAGCGGCACGCGCAGGATAGGGTTGTTGAAAGTACTGTGCCATGATTTCATTAACGGTAGCAAAGTGGCTCATATCCGTTAAGAAAATATTCAGTTTAGCTATATCTTGCAAGCTGCCGCCCGCCGCTTCACAGACTGCACTCAGGTTTTTAAACACTTGATGAATACGGTTGGCAATCTCACCCTCTGCCAATTGCATGGTTTCAGGGATCAGTGCAATTTGACCAGATAAATAAACCGTATCACCCACTCGAACGGCTTGAGAGTAAGTACCAATCGCAGCAGGCGCATTAGGGGTTGAAATTATTTGACGCATAGCTTGTCCTTTAGGGTTAGTGATCGAGGTTTTCGACGCGATCGGCTTTGTCTATAATCGGAATCCTGCGTAAATGACGCAGAAGCTCATCGAGGTGATCACGGTTGCGTACCGACACCACAAAGTTCATTAAACTGTAGGTTTCATCCTTGTCTTCAGACCTTACGCGCTCGATATCGGTTTTTGTATTGGCGATTTCGGATGCGATTAGCGCCAATGCACCGCGTTGGTTTTTGGTTTCAATT is part of the Thiomicrospira microaerophila genome and encodes:
- a CDS encoding RidA family protein encodes the protein MRQIISTPNAPAAIGTYSQAVRVGDTVYLSGQIALIPETMQLAEGEIANRIHQVFKNLSAVCEAAGGSLQDIAKLNIFLTDMSHFATVNEIMAQYFQQPYPARAAVAVKQLPKDTDVEMDGVMVVSSY